A genomic window from Rhodococcus sp. KBS0724 includes:
- a CDS encoding DUF3105 domain-containing protein — protein sequence MPSGSDSRGPKNKSGAKSAKAIKAANKGGRPAKKGKGGVPAPRQIPWLTIGAGAVVVALIAVLAVNLWPKVEEQQALEPYKYSSENQDPSDKIDGVLKIEYPAGQHVEATQRVAYDQTPPFGGPHDSTWANCTGTVYADAIRTENAVHSLEHGAIWITYNPDLVDQDQIDSLAARVNGKSYMLMSPYPGQSSPISLQSWGHRLEVDNADDERIDQFITALNQNPNTYPEVGASCSNPLFSPETSPFDPTAPGPDAVPMDGSGTVAATDEQIPAGG from the coding sequence ATGCCAAGCGGTTCGGATAGTCGTGGTCCCAAGAACAAATCCGGGGCCAAATCAGCCAAAGCCATCAAGGCTGCCAACAAGGGTGGCCGTCCGGCCAAGAAAGGCAAGGGAGGCGTTCCCGCCCCTCGCCAGATCCCGTGGCTGACGATCGGCGCCGGTGCGGTCGTGGTTGCCCTGATTGCGGTACTCGCCGTCAACTTGTGGCCGAAGGTGGAGGAGCAGCAGGCGCTCGAGCCCTATAAGTACAGCTCGGAGAACCAGGATCCGTCGGACAAGATCGACGGTGTCCTCAAGATCGAGTACCCCGCCGGTCAGCACGTCGAGGCAACTCAGCGCGTGGCTTACGACCAGACCCCGCCGTTCGGTGGCCCGCACGATTCCACGTGGGCGAACTGCACCGGAACCGTGTACGCCGACGCGATCCGGACCGAGAACGCCGTCCACTCGCTCGAGCACGGCGCCATCTGGATCACGTACAACCCCGATCTTGTCGACCAGGACCAGATCGACAGCTTGGCGGCTCGCGTCAACGGCAAGTCCTACATGCTGATGTCGCCGTACCCGGGCCAGAGCAGCCCCATCTCGCTCCAGTCGTGGGGCCATCGCCTCGAGGTCGACAACGCCGACGACGAGCGCATCGACCAGTTCATCACCGCGCTGAACCAGAACCCGAACACCTACCCCGAGGTCGGCGCGAGCTGCTCCAACCCGCTGTTCAGTCCGGAAACGTCGCCGTTCGATCCCACCGCTCCGGGTCCCGACGCCGTTCCGATGGACGGCTCAGGCACGGTTGCAGCTACCGACGAGCAGATTCCCGCGGGTGGATAA
- a CDS encoding DUF305 domain-containing protein has product MDNVPDTDQPSKPSQRTALLIIGLIGAIAIGFALGALTNLLSPDAESSLTVPASDSVDVGFAQDMSVHHSQAVDMASIALTKSTDNDVRTLAYDILTTQQNQLGQMQAWLTMWDQPLSKVGPYMEWMSSDSMSGHGSHGTSSTMTMDHSGPVDTMPGMASPEDLAALRAASGTELDVLFLQLMLRHHEGGLPMMEYAAADATEGPVRSLAQTMVDTQQSESTLMTNMLAARGAAPLPMN; this is encoded by the coding sequence GTGGATAACGTGCCGGACACCGACCAGCCGTCGAAGCCCAGTCAGCGCACTGCGCTGCTGATCATCGGGCTGATCGGCGCTATCGCCATCGGCTTTGCCCTCGGTGCGCTCACCAATCTGTTGAGCCCCGACGCGGAGTCTTCATTGACCGTCCCGGCATCGGACTCCGTCGATGTGGGCTTTGCGCAGGACATGAGCGTGCATCACAGCCAGGCGGTCGACATGGCCTCCATCGCGCTGACGAAGTCCACGGACAACGACGTGCGCACGCTGGCCTACGACATCTTGACCACACAGCAGAATCAGCTCGGCCAGATGCAGGCCTGGTTGACGATGTGGGATCAACCGCTCAGCAAGGTCGGCCCGTACATGGAGTGGATGTCGTCCGATTCGATGTCCGGACACGGATCACACGGCACGTCGTCGACGATGACCATGGATCATTCGGGCCCGGTCGACACCATGCCTGGCATGGCGTCTCCCGAGGATCTGGCCGCACTGCGCGCCGCGTCTGGCACTGAGCTCGACGTTCTGTTCCTGCAGCTGATGTTGCGCCACCACGAGGGCGGACTCCCGATGATGGAGTACGCCGCGGCCGACGCCACCGAGGGCCCCGTGCGCTCCCTGGCCCAGACCATGGTCGACACGCAGCAGAGCGAGTCCACGCTGATGACCAACATGCTGGCCGCGCGTGGAGCCGCTCCCCTGCCGATGAATTAA
- a CDS encoding homoserine dehydrogenase translates to MTSQSAHRAIGVAVLGLGNVGSEVVRIIREQADELEARVGAPLELRGVAVRRIGADRGIPEDMQTTDAESLVAREDVDIVVEVIGGIELPRKLILSSLNSGKSVVTANKALLADHTGELAEAAEANAVDLYFEAAVAGAIPVIRPLTQSLAGDRVNKVAGIVNGTTNFILSAMAETGADYEETLAEAGRLGYAEADPTADVEGYDAAAKAAILASIAFHTRVTAADVYREGISSITSADLASAKALDCTIKLLSICERIVTPKGKERISARVYPALVPLTHPLATVNGAFNAVVVEAENAGRLMFYGQGAGGAPTASAVMGDLVMAARNKVHGGRGPRESKYAKLKVAPMGDILTRYYVNMEVADKEGVLSAVAAEFAKHGVSISVVRQEGAGAGARLVVVTHVATDAALSDTVAALNELEFVTAVTSVLRLEGTEQ, encoded by the coding sequence GTGACGAGCCAATCGGCGCATCGCGCTATCGGTGTGGCCGTTCTCGGCCTCGGTAACGTCGGAAGTGAAGTTGTCCGCATCATTCGTGAGCAGGCCGACGAGCTCGAAGCTCGCGTCGGCGCTCCGCTGGAACTGCGGGGAGTTGCCGTTCGTCGTATCGGCGCCGACCGCGGAATCCCCGAGGACATGCAGACGACGGATGCAGAATCTCTGGTCGCCCGCGAAGACGTGGACATCGTCGTCGAGGTGATCGGCGGAATCGAGCTCCCTCGCAAGCTGATTCTCTCCTCGCTCAATTCGGGCAAGTCCGTCGTCACCGCCAACAAGGCGCTGCTCGCGGACCACACCGGTGAATTGGCCGAGGCTGCCGAAGCCAACGCGGTCGACCTGTATTTCGAGGCGGCTGTCGCCGGCGCGATCCCGGTCATCCGCCCGCTGACGCAGTCGCTTGCCGGCGACCGAGTCAACAAGGTTGCCGGAATCGTGAACGGCACCACCAATTTCATCCTCTCCGCGATGGCCGAAACGGGCGCAGACTACGAGGAAACCCTCGCTGAAGCCGGCCGCCTCGGATACGCGGAAGCCGATCCCACGGCTGACGTCGAAGGCTACGACGCCGCAGCAAAGGCCGCGATCCTCGCGTCCATCGCATTCCACACCCGCGTCACCGCCGCCGATGTGTACCGCGAAGGAATCTCCAGCATCACCTCCGCTGACTTGGCGTCGGCAAAGGCACTGGACTGCACGATCAAGCTGCTCTCAATCTGCGAGCGAATCGTCACCCCCAAGGGCAAGGAGCGGATCTCCGCTCGGGTCTATCCCGCACTTGTTCCGCTCACCCATCCGCTCGCCACCGTTAACGGCGCGTTCAATGCCGTTGTCGTGGAAGCGGAAAACGCCGGCCGGCTCATGTTCTACGGCCAGGGCGCCGGCGGCGCTCCTACCGCTTCCGCGGTGATGGGCGATCTCGTGATGGCGGCGCGCAACAAGGTTCACGGTGGCCGCGGCCCCCGCGAGTCCAAGTACGCCAAGCTCAAAGTCGCCCCGATGGGCGACATCCTCACGCGCTACTACGTGAACATGGAGGTGGCGGACAAGGAAGGCGTGCTGTCCGCAGTCGCCGCCGAGTTCGCGAAGCACGGCGTGAGCATCTCCGTCGTCCGCCAGGAAGGTGCCGGAGCCGGCGCCCGACTGGTGGTCGTCACTCATGTAGCAACCGACGCGGCTCTCTCCGACACCGTGGCGGCCCTCAACGAACTCGAATTCGTCACCGCTGTGACCAGCGTGCTGCGACTGGAAGGCACTGAACAATGA
- the thrC gene encoding threonine synthase: MTGIVNPVHKAWPGLIEAYRDRLAIGDNWKTVTLREGGTPLLPAGHLSEITGCDVYLKVEGLNPTGSFKDRGMTMAVTDALARGQRAVLCASTGNTSASAAAYAAKAGMTCAVLIPQGKIAMGKLAQAVMHGAKIIQVQGNFDDCLELARKTTAEFPTIGLVNSVNPVRIEGQKTAAFEIMDVLGKAPDVHALPVGNAGNITAYWRGYSEYYADGLTTVKPRMLGVQAAGAAPLVNGAPVKDPETIATAIRIGSPASWNGAVAAKEESNGAFRAATDEKILEAYRLIAATEGVFVEPASAASVAGLLAARAEGWLEPGLTVVCTVTGNGLKDPDTALKGMPNVEPIGVDPVAVAAALELA; encoded by the coding sequence ATGACCGGCATCGTCAATCCCGTCCACAAAGCTTGGCCGGGACTCATCGAGGCATACCGGGATCGTCTGGCAATCGGCGACAACTGGAAGACCGTCACCTTGCGTGAGGGCGGCACGCCGCTCCTGCCCGCCGGTCATCTCTCCGAAATCACCGGTTGCGACGTCTACCTCAAGGTCGAGGGCCTCAACCCCACCGGTTCGTTCAAGGACCGCGGCATGACGATGGCCGTCACCGACGCCCTCGCTCGTGGCCAGCGCGCCGTGCTGTGTGCCTCCACCGGCAACACCTCCGCCTCGGCTGCCGCCTACGCAGCCAAGGCCGGTATGACCTGCGCCGTCCTGATCCCGCAGGGCAAGATCGCCATGGGCAAGCTTGCTCAGGCAGTCATGCACGGCGCCAAGATCATTCAGGTGCAGGGTAACTTCGACGACTGCCTCGAACTGGCGCGCAAGACCACCGCCGAATTCCCGACCATCGGTCTGGTCAACTCCGTCAACCCGGTGCGCATCGAAGGTCAGAAGACCGCAGCGTTCGAAATCATGGATGTCCTGGGTAAGGCTCCCGACGTGCACGCACTCCCGGTCGGAAACGCCGGAAACATCACCGCATACTGGCGCGGATACTCCGAGTACTACGCAGACGGCCTGACCACGGTCAAGCCCCGTATGCTCGGCGTCCAGGCAGCCGGAGCCGCACCGTTGGTCAACGGCGCCCCCGTCAAGGATCCCGAGACCATCGCCACCGCCATCCGGATCGGTTCTCCCGCATCCTGGAACGGCGCTGTCGCGGCCAAGGAAGAGTCGAACGGCGCATTCCGCGCCGCCACCGACGAGAAGATCCTCGAGGCGTACCGCCTGATCGCCGCTACCGAAGGTGTCTTCGTGGAGCCGGCGTCGGCAGCCAGCGTCGCCGGCCTGCTCGCCGCACGTGCAGAGGGCTGGCTCGAGCCGGGCCTGACCGTCGTGTGCACCGTGACGGGTAACGGCCTCAAGGACCCCGATACCGCTCTGAAGGGCATGCCGAACGTCGAGCCCATCGGTGTCGATCCCGTTGCCGTTGCGGCTGCCCTCGAGCTTGCATAG
- a CDS encoding LysR substrate-binding domain-containing protein → MPRRDSAPTYTMRQLAAFVAVAETGTITAAADLMHLSPSALSASITELERALKVQLCVRRRSFGVQLTRTGESVLVRARALLQQADELESDALGTAGTVSGPIAIGCYPALGPTILPSMIAGFTRAYPATQVEFREDNQNRLQTHLENGELDLAIAYDLDLSSELRTIPLTTREPLIVMGAEHPLAQSEHPIHLPDLAGFPMVLLNAPPSTKHALDVCRLGGFVPDVAYRTGNFETARAFVGRGLGWTLLLQRPKMDITYEGLEVVVKTIGSPAVASVDVVLAWHQDARLSRVARSFIEFVSQRDDQQ, encoded by the coding sequence ATGCCGCGACGCGATTCTGCCCCGACCTACACGATGCGTCAGCTTGCTGCGTTTGTGGCGGTGGCAGAGACCGGAACCATCACCGCCGCGGCCGACCTCATGCATCTCTCCCCCTCGGCGCTGTCTGCGTCCATCACCGAACTCGAACGCGCCCTGAAAGTTCAACTGTGCGTTCGTCGTCGATCATTCGGCGTTCAGCTCACGCGCACCGGCGAATCCGTTCTGGTGCGTGCACGTGCCCTCCTACAACAAGCAGACGAACTCGAATCCGACGCACTCGGAACTGCAGGCACCGTCTCCGGGCCCATCGCGATCGGATGCTATCCGGCACTGGGACCGACGATTCTGCCGTCGATGATCGCCGGCTTCACACGCGCGTACCCGGCAACGCAGGTGGAGTTTCGTGAGGACAACCAGAACCGCCTGCAGACTCATCTGGAAAACGGTGAGTTGGACCTTGCGATCGCGTACGACCTGGATCTCTCGTCGGAGCTACGCACGATTCCGTTGACCACTCGCGAACCTCTGATCGTGATGGGCGCCGAACACCCGTTGGCTCAGTCCGAGCACCCCATTCATCTTCCCGATCTCGCCGGCTTTCCGATGGTCCTCCTCAACGCGCCGCCGAGCACCAAACACGCCCTCGACGTGTGCCGCCTCGGCGGGTTTGTCCCCGACGTCGCCTACCGGACCGGGAACTTCGAGACGGCGCGAGCATTTGTCGGGCGCGGCCTCGGCTGGACGCTCCTACTGCAACGCCCGAAGATGGACATCACGTACGAGGGGCTCGAAGTAGTCGTCAAAACGATCGGGTCGCCCGCTGTTGCTTCCGTCGACGTGGTTCTCGCCTGGCACCAGGACGCACGCTTGAGCCGAGTGGCGCGAAGTTTTATAGAATTCGTTTCACAACGGGACGATCAGCAATAA
- the lysA gene encoding diaminopimelate decarboxylase: MNAHPAGPKHAEQLQAPGLPDRPTSPEAFGELSPQVWPRNASRGDDGEVTLAGVKVSELAEKYGTPLFVIDEDDFRSRCRDMARAFGPDAKVHYASKAFLCGEIARWVADEGLSLDVCSGGELAIALHADFPAERIAMHGNNKSVAELTAGVAAGVGHVVLDSAIEIGRLDRVAGEAGVVQDVLIRLTVGVEAHTHEFISTAHEDQKFGFSLAGGAAIDAVRRVFAADNLRLVGLHSHIGSQIFDVDGFEVAAHRVIGLLRDVVAEFGVDKTKQISIIDLGGGMGISYIPSDDPPPVDELAAKLGHIVRNESALAGLPEPTLAVEPGRAIAGPGTVTLYEVGTIKDVTVGSALTRRYISVDGGMSDNIRTSLYGAEYEAKLVSRTSEADPVVARVVGKHCESGDVVIRDTWMPEDVGPGDLLAVAATGAYCYSMSSRYNLLTRPAVVAVRDGVSRVILRRETVEDLLSLEVSQ, from the coding sequence GTGAACGCGCACCCCGCCGGCCCCAAGCATGCCGAGCAGTTGCAGGCCCCCGGTCTGCCCGACCGTCCCACCAGCCCCGAGGCTTTCGGCGAACTCTCACCGCAGGTGTGGCCGCGCAATGCTTCTCGCGGCGACGACGGTGAAGTGACTCTCGCGGGCGTCAAGGTCAGCGAGCTTGCCGAGAAGTACGGCACCCCGCTGTTTGTCATCGACGAGGACGACTTCCGTTCGCGGTGCCGCGACATGGCCCGCGCGTTCGGCCCGGATGCCAAGGTGCACTACGCATCCAAGGCATTCCTGTGCGGCGAGATCGCACGCTGGGTCGCCGACGAAGGCCTCTCGCTCGACGTCTGCTCCGGCGGCGAACTGGCGATCGCGTTGCATGCCGATTTCCCGGCCGAGCGAATTGCCATGCACGGCAACAACAAGTCCGTCGCCGAACTGACAGCCGGTGTTGCCGCTGGTGTCGGACACGTCGTCCTCGACTCGGCGATCGAAATCGGCCGACTCGACCGTGTCGCCGGTGAAGCCGGAGTTGTTCAGGACGTGCTGATTCGCCTGACGGTCGGCGTCGAAGCACATACCCACGAATTCATCTCGACCGCACACGAAGACCAGAAGTTCGGATTTTCGCTGGCCGGGGGAGCGGCAATCGACGCCGTCCGCCGCGTCTTTGCCGCGGACAACCTGCGTCTCGTCGGACTGCACAGCCACATCGGATCGCAGATCTTCGACGTCGACGGCTTCGAGGTGGCGGCGCACCGCGTCATCGGACTGCTTCGCGACGTTGTCGCGGAGTTCGGCGTCGACAAGACCAAGCAGATTTCGATCATCGACCTCGGCGGCGGCATGGGAATCTCGTACATCCCGTCCGACGACCCGCCGCCCGTCGACGAACTTGCAGCCAAGCTCGGTCACATCGTTCGCAACGAGTCGGCACTGGCCGGACTGCCCGAGCCGACACTTGCCGTCGAACCCGGCCGCGCCATCGCCGGACCAGGCACGGTGACGCTCTACGAGGTCGGAACTATCAAGGACGTCACGGTGGGCAGCGCGCTGACACGCCGCTACATCAGCGTCGACGGCGGCATGAGCGACAACATCCGCACATCGCTCTACGGTGCGGAGTACGAAGCCAAATTGGTTTCGCGAACTTCCGAGGCTGATCCTGTTGTTGCACGTGTTGTCGGAAAGCACTGCGAATCCGGTGACGTCGTCATTCGGGACACCTGGATGCCCGAGGACGTCGGACCTGGTGATTTACTTGCGGTAGCAGCGACCGGTGCATACTGCTATTCGATGTCGAGCAGGTACAACCTGCTCACCCGCCCAGCCGTGGTGGCGGTGCGTGACGGAGTTTCACGCGTGATTCTGCGGAGGGAAACAGTGGAAGATCTGCTCAGCTTGGAGGTATCGCAGTGA
- a CDS encoding phosphoketolase, giving the protein MTDHQYSDDDLALDLQWWAAANYLTVAQIYLKDNTLLREPLQAKHIKPRLLGHWGTSPGLSMIYTLLNRHIVSTDADWLYVTGPGHGGPALVASTYLEGTYSEIYPDVPADGEGIHRMCRRFSAPGGVPSHVSVQTPGSIHEGGELGYALAHAAGAAFDHPDLLVACVIGDGEAETGPLSGSWKLPAFLNPRRDGAVLPILHVNGAKIAGPTVYGRSSDEDVKAFLSGQGWDPVVVSGDDPGTVFPELYRAIVNAHNMIRDRQAKARAGEEWSGKWPAIVLRTPKGWTGPHTVDGKLVEGTHWAHQVPLSGVRTNEAHLRQLEEWMRSYRPDELFDADGSLREDLAALAPVGDKRMGSTPYANGGRLRVDLPVPALEKYALPIESPGSTFHETTRVLGELLRDIYAATETDDGGGIFRLFCPDETSSNRLGAVFETTERCWQLPITEFDDGLSPDGRVMEVLSEHLCEGWLEGYLLSGRHGMFASYEAFAMVSVSMLIQHAKWLQHAVELPWRAPVASLNVLLTSTCWRNDHNGFSHQGPGMIDAVIPLAPSVIRVWLPPDSNTLLSISDHCLRSTDHVNLIVVDKQPHLQYLTLEQAHAHCAAGASVWDWAGTEIHGEEPDVVLAAAGDVPTQEILAAAQLLREHTPDLRVRVVNVVDLMALLTPTEHPHGFGERIFLDLFTAQTDVVFAFHGYSRAIHELMHGRPSPERFHVRGFSEQGTTTTPFDMVVLNKMSRYHLVIEALRRSKRRTAGSPELAEFCRAQLEKHSRYIVEHLEDMPEVENWTWS; this is encoded by the coding sequence ATGACCGATCACCAGTATTCCGACGACGATCTTGCGCTGGACCTGCAGTGGTGGGCGGCCGCGAACTATCTGACCGTCGCGCAGATCTACCTCAAGGACAACACTCTGCTGCGAGAACCGTTGCAAGCGAAGCACATCAAACCTCGACTGCTCGGGCACTGGGGAACCAGTCCGGGCTTGTCGATGATCTACACGTTGCTGAACCGGCACATCGTTTCCACCGACGCGGATTGGCTGTACGTGACGGGGCCAGGACACGGCGGGCCGGCGTTGGTCGCGTCGACGTACCTGGAGGGTACGTACTCGGAGATCTACCCCGACGTTCCGGCGGACGGCGAGGGCATTCATCGGATGTGCCGACGGTTCTCGGCTCCGGGCGGCGTGCCAAGTCACGTCAGCGTGCAGACGCCCGGCAGTATCCACGAAGGCGGCGAACTCGGATACGCACTCGCGCACGCGGCCGGTGCCGCGTTCGACCATCCGGACCTGCTGGTGGCGTGTGTCATCGGTGACGGCGAGGCGGAAACGGGACCGTTGTCGGGATCGTGGAAACTCCCGGCTTTCCTCAATCCGCGTCGCGACGGAGCGGTGTTGCCGATCCTGCACGTCAACGGCGCCAAGATCGCGGGACCGACGGTGTACGGGCGCAGCAGCGACGAGGACGTCAAGGCGTTTCTCAGCGGTCAGGGATGGGATCCCGTTGTGGTGAGCGGAGACGATCCCGGTACGGTCTTCCCGGAACTGTACCGAGCAATAGTCAACGCTCACAACATGATCCGCGACAGGCAGGCGAAGGCACGCGCCGGCGAGGAGTGGTCAGGCAAGTGGCCGGCGATTGTCCTGCGCACACCAAAGGGGTGGACCGGGCCGCACACGGTGGACGGAAAATTGGTGGAAGGCACCCACTGGGCGCATCAGGTGCCGCTCTCGGGAGTGCGCACCAACGAAGCGCATCTGCGCCAACTCGAAGAGTGGATGCGCTCCTACCGTCCGGACGAGTTGTTCGACGCAGACGGATCATTGCGCGAAGATCTGGCCGCGCTCGCCCCCGTCGGCGACAAGCGGATGGGCAGCACGCCGTACGCCAACGGCGGACGACTACGCGTCGACCTTCCCGTTCCGGCACTCGAGAAGTACGCACTCCCCATCGAATCTCCCGGTTCGACCTTCCACGAGACCACCAGAGTGCTCGGAGAACTGCTCCGAGACATCTACGCCGCCACCGAGACCGACGACGGCGGCGGAATCTTCCGGCTCTTCTGCCCGGACGAGACGTCGAGCAACCGACTCGGCGCTGTCTTCGAGACAACCGAGCGCTGCTGGCAATTGCCGATCACCGAATTCGACGACGGACTCTCCCCAGACGGCCGGGTTATGGAAGTGCTCAGTGAGCACCTGTGCGAGGGGTGGCTCGAAGGCTATTTGCTCTCCGGCCGGCATGGAATGTTCGCCAGCTACGAAGCTTTTGCGATGGTGAGCGTCTCGATGCTCATCCAGCATGCCAAGTGGCTTCAACACGCCGTGGAACTGCCGTGGCGCGCCCCGGTGGCATCACTGAACGTGCTGCTCACCAGCACGTGTTGGCGTAACGATCACAACGGTTTCAGTCATCAGGGGCCGGGGATGATCGACGCGGTGATTCCCTTGGCGCCCAGCGTGATCCGAGTGTGGTTGCCGCCGGATTCCAATACGCTGCTGTCGATTTCGGATCATTGCCTGCGCAGCACCGATCACGTGAATCTGATCGTCGTCGACAAACAGCCGCACCTGCAGTACCTCACGCTCGAGCAGGCGCACGCTCACTGCGCCGCCGGCGCTTCGGTGTGGGATTGGGCGGGAACGGAGATTCACGGCGAAGAACCCGATGTTGTACTCGCCGCAGCGGGAGATGTTCCGACACAGGAAATTCTTGCCGCAGCCCAATTGCTCCGAGAGCACACGCCGGACCTGCGAGTGCGGGTTGTCAACGTCGTCGATCTCATGGCACTGCTGACGCCGACCGAGCACCCGCACGGATTCGGTGAGCGGATCTTCCTCGATCTGTTCACCGCGCAGACCGACGTCGTATTTGCCTTCCACGGATACTCCCGCGCAATTCACGAACTCATGCACGGGCGGCCGTCGCCGGAGCGGTTCCACGTTCGCGGATTCAGCGAACAGGGAACCACCACAACACCCTTCGACATGGTCGTGCTCAACAAGATGAGCCGCTACCACCTGGTGATCGAGGCACTACGACGCTCGAAGCGGCGGACGGCCGGATCCCCGGAACTGGCAGAGTTCTGCCGGGCCCAGCTGGAAAAGCATTCCCGCTACATCGTCGAACACCTCGAAGACATGCCGGAAGTAGAAAACTGGACCTGGTCCTGA
- the argS gene encoding arginine--tRNA ligase: MTPADLAELIRGTAASVLAERGLDVSVLPQTLTVERPRNPEHGDYATNIAMQVAKKVGTNPRELAGWIAEALTAADGIESAEIAGPGFLNIRLDKDAQGAIVVSVLEAGASYGSGDSLAGKKINLEFVSANPTGPIHLGGTRWAAVGDALGRILSAQGGLVTREYYFNDHGAQIDRFSRSLIAAAKGEPAPEDGYAGAYIADIAQSVIQQRPDVMDLPADEQQETFRAIGVELMFTHIKQTLHDFGVDFDVYFHENSLFESGAVEKAVESLKSSGNLFHEDGAWWLKSTDYGDDKDRVVIKSDGNAAYIAGDIAYFQDKRARGFDLCIYMLGADHHGYIGRLKAAAAAFGDDPDTVEVLIGQMVNLVKDGSAVKMSKRAGTVITLDDLVEAIGVDASRYVMIRSSVDSSIDIDLDLWTKTSSENPVYYVQYAHARLSAIARNAADLGLSADASHLALLTVEQEGDLIRTIGEYPRVVSSAANLREPHRIARYLEELAGAYHRFYGACRILPQGDEDATDVHRARLALCAATRQVLANGLELLGVTAPEQM, encoded by the coding sequence GTGACTCCAGCTGACCTTGCCGAACTGATCCGCGGAACCGCTGCGAGCGTCCTAGCCGAACGCGGCCTCGACGTCTCGGTGCTCCCACAAACCTTGACCGTCGAGCGTCCTCGCAACCCCGAGCACGGCGACTACGCCACCAACATTGCCATGCAGGTAGCCAAGAAGGTCGGCACGAATCCCCGCGAGCTGGCGGGCTGGATTGCCGAAGCCCTCACCGCCGCCGACGGAATCGAATCCGCCGAGATCGCCGGACCCGGCTTCCTCAACATTCGGCTGGACAAGGACGCCCAGGGCGCCATCGTCGTGTCGGTTCTCGAAGCCGGTGCGTCGTACGGCTCGGGTGACTCCCTCGCCGGCAAGAAGATCAACCTCGAGTTCGTCTCGGCCAACCCCACCGGCCCGATTCACCTCGGTGGAACCCGTTGGGCCGCAGTCGGAGACGCGCTCGGACGCATTCTGTCCGCACAGGGCGGCCTGGTCACCCGTGAGTACTACTTCAATGATCACGGCGCCCAGATCGACCGCTTCTCGCGTTCGCTGATCGCGGCCGCCAAGGGCGAACCGGCACCGGAGGACGGCTACGCCGGCGCCTACATCGCCGACATCGCCCAGTCCGTCATACAGCAGCGTCCGGACGTCATGGACCTGCCCGCCGACGAGCAGCAGGAAACCTTCCGCGCCATCGGCGTCGAATTGATGTTCACGCACATCAAGCAGACGCTCCACGACTTCGGCGTCGACTTCGACGTGTACTTCCACGAGAACTCGCTCTTCGAATCCGGCGCAGTCGAAAAGGCCGTCGAGTCGCTGAAGAGTTCGGGCAACCTGTTCCACGAGGACGGTGCCTGGTGGCTCAAGAGCACCGACTACGGCGACGACAAGGACCGCGTTGTCATCAAGAGCGACGGCAACGCCGCCTACATCGCCGGTGACATTGCTTACTTCCAGGACAAGCGTGCCCGCGGCTTCGATCTGTGCATCTACATGCTCGGCGCCGATCACCACGGTTACATCGGCAGGCTCAAGGCCGCCGCTGCCGCCTTCGGTGACGACCCGGACACCGTCGAGGTCCTGATCGGCCAGATGGTCAACCTCGTCAAGGACGGTTCCGCCGTCAAGATGAGCAAGCGCGCCGGCACCGTCATCACCCTCGACGACCTGGTCGAGGCCATCGGCGTCGACGCGTCGCGCTACGTCATGATCCGCTCGTCGGTCGACTCCAGCATCGACATCGACCTCGACCTGTGGACCAAGACCAGCAGCGAGAACCCGGTCTACTATGTCCAGTACGCACATGCCCGCCTCTCCGCGATCGCCCGCAACGCCGCAGACCTCGGACTCTCGGCCGACGCGAGCCATCTTGCCCTGCTCACGGTCGAGCAGGAAGGCGATCTCATTCGCACGATCGGCGAGTACCCGCGCGTCGTGTCCAGCGCTGCGAACCTGCGTGAGCCCCACCGCATTGCCCGCTACCTCGAAGAACTCGCGGGTGCGTACCACCGCTTCTACGGCGCGTGCCGCATCCTTCCGCAAGGCGACGAAGACGCCACCGACGTGCACCGCGCACGTCTGGCACTCTGCGCCGCCACCCGACAGGTCCTGGCCAACGGCCTCGAACTGCTCGGCGTCACCGCACCGGAGCAGATGTGA